The following nucleotide sequence is from Candidatus Krumholzibacteriia bacterium.
ACCGTGATCCCGACCACCAGAGCGCCGAGCGCCCACAGCTTGAGCGCAGCCCCGTACTGCACCAGCGCCAAGTCGGGGCCGCCGTGATCGAGCACCATGGCCTCGTGGATCATGGTGAGCTCGAGGTGTGTGTTCGGATCGTCGAAGGGAATGCGTGCGTTCTCCACCAGCAGCACCACGAAGAGCGCCACTGCCGCCAGCACGAGGACCGGCTGACCGGCGCGGGACCAGGTGTCGGGCGACACCGACGGGATCATCCCCGAGAGCGAGAGCGTGCCGGTCTGGCGCGCCAGAGCCAGCAACCCCAGCAGCAGCACTGGCTCGGCGAGGGCCGCGAAGGCCACCTCGCGGCTCGCCCCCATGCCCTCGAAGCTCGACCCCGTGTCGACCGCCGCGACCGCCGTCGCGAACCGCCCCAGACCGAGCAAATAGACCCACAGGATCAGGTCGCCGGAGAAGCCGAGCAATGCCGGCGTGCCTCCGTGGGGCAGAAGACAGAGCGCGGTCGCGACCGCCGCCAGCCCGACGATCGGGCCGGCGCGAAACACCCAGGTCGTCGTGCGGCTGTAGACCGCACCCTTGCGCAGCAGTTTGGCGAGATCATGGTACGGCTGCAGCCAAGGGCGACCGCGCCGCCCGGCGAATTGCGCCTTGGTGCGATGGATGACCGACTGCAGCAGTGGCGCCAGGAGAAGCGCCATCCCGACGTAGGCCAGGGAATCGAAGCGCATGACCTACACTCTCCAGAGGAGCAGGACGACGAGGGTGACCGCGATGTACAGAACGTATATGTGGAGGTTGCCGTGCTGCAGCCAGCGGAAGCGCGCCAGTCCTGCAGCGATGTGGGCGAAAAGCGGCTCGAACAGGTACTTCCGGGGCGCGTCCGGAGTATGGCTATCGAGGGACGCGGCGCGGGGGAAGAGTCCCTCCGGCGCCGCGAGCCGCTCGCGGGTGCGCAGCAGGCCCTGCATGGTCGAGGTGATCGGCTGGGCGAACGAAGCCGCCGTGTACTGCATTCGCGCCGTCGGGCGGGCGTAGCCACAGTCCCAGGTGACACCAGCACGGACGCTGCGACCGGCGAGGACGGCACGGCGGAATGCCACCAGCAGGAGGGCGAGGACCAGCAGCACCACGGCTGCCACGCTCGTGAGGCGGAGCGCGCCGACCGACGGCGCCAGGGCTTCGTGCACCGCTTCCGACCTCATGCCGGCGACGCTCGCGATCACCGGCACGAGAGCCTGGGCCACGAGCCAGGCACCGAGCCCGAGCCCCACGCAAGCACACGCCAGCAGCCAAAGTGCCGCCCGCATTGCCGGCGCCGGGTCGTGCGGAGCTGCCGTGGAGGCCGTCGCCGCGAGCGCAGCGTCTTCGTGGATGAGGCTTGCAGCCTCCGCTCCGGCCCGTCGCGGCTCGCCGAGGAAGGCCATCCCGAAGGCCTTGGTAAAGCAGGCTACCGATAGCCCGCCGACCAGCGCCAGGCCAGCAACGGCACCGCTCGTAGCCAACATGGCGCCGGAGCTCGCGGATACACCGCCCGAGATCGCCGCCAGGTAGATCAGCAGCTCGCTGGCGAAACCGTTCAGTGGCGGC
It contains:
- a CDS encoding NADH-quinone oxidoreductase subunit H, with product MRFDSLAYVGMALLLAPLLQSVIHRTKAQFAGRRGRPWLQPYHDLAKLLRKGAVYSRTTTWVFRAGPIVGLAAVATALCLLPHGGTPALLGFSGDLILWVYLLGLGRFATAVAAVDTGSSFEGMGASREVAFAALAEPVLLLGLLALARQTGTLSLSGMIPSVSPDTWSRAGQPVLVLAAVALFVVLLVENARIPFDDPNTHLELTMIHEAMVLDHGGPDLALVQYGAALKLWALGALVVGITVPCRSGTPALDAAVFVLGMVLLAVVVGIIESTTARLRLLRVPQFLTGAGALAALALLLTLR